Proteins encoded within one genomic window of Hemitrygon akajei chromosome 13, sHemAka1.3, whole genome shotgun sequence:
- the LOC140737780 gene encoding granzyme K-like isoform X2: MIRKSKVRMICEPNPMGDPGAEIIGGHEVKLHARPYMASLQRLNRNSKYFHYCGGALIRPNWVLTAAHCEITIASDQDLLAVLGAHVCSKNETSQQRLRIIRQIPITKYNNLTMKDDIMLLQLETDAKINQYVKVLNLPKRGITDMKSGTTCTVAGWGRTKTITYSDTLQEVEVEVIDRRKCKGMYRIKITQDMICVGDSEGRKNTCKGDSGSPLICDKMYTGIVSFGRKGCPDPQTPAVYTLLTKKYIDWIRDTIG; this comes from the exons ATCCCGGAGCTGAAATTATCGGAGGTCATGAAGTCAAACTGCATGCAAGACCTTATATGGCATCTCTTCAACGACTTAACCGGAACAGTAAATATTTTCACTATTGCGGAGGTGCTTTGATCAGACCAAACTGGGTACTAACTGCAGCACACTGTGAAAT AACAATTGCATCAGACCAGGATCTTCTAGCAGTTCTTGGAGCCCATGTTTGTTCAAAGAATGAGACAAGTCAACAAAGACTGCGCATCATCAGGCAGATTCCCATTACAAAATACAACAATCTGACCATGAAAGATGATATCATGCTGCTGCAA CTCGAGACTGATGCAAAAATCAATCAGTATGTGAAAGTACTCAACCTTCCCAAACGAGGAATCACCGACATGAAATCTGGAACAACGTGCACCGTGGCAGGATGGGGAAGAACAAAAACTATCACTTACTCTGACACACTTCAAGAGGTGGAGGTCGAGGTAATTGATCGCAGAAAATGCAAAGGCATGTATCGAATTAAAATAACCCAGGACATGATCTGTGTTGGTGACAGCGAAGGCAGAAAGAATACATGTAAG GGTGATTCAGGCAGCCCTTTGATATGCGACAAAATGTATACTGGGATTGTGTCCTTTGGCAGAAAAGGATGTCCAGATCCCCAAACGCCTGCAGTGTACACTTTACTAACAAAGAAATACATTGATTGGATTCGGGATACAATTGGTTGA
- the LOC140737780 gene encoding granzyme K-like isoform X1, with protein sequence MNPSLYNPLVLLIVVFLAPAYPGAEIIGGHEVKLHARPYMASLQRLNRNSKYFHYCGGALIRPNWVLTAAHCEITIASDQDLLAVLGAHVCSKNETSQQRLRIIRQIPITKYNNLTMKDDIMLLQLETDAKINQYVKVLNLPKRGITDMKSGTTCTVAGWGRTKTITYSDTLQEVEVEVIDRRKCKGMYRIKITQDMICVGDSEGRKNTCKGDSGSPLICDKMYTGIVSFGRKGCPDPQTPAVYTLLTKKYIDWIRDTIG encoded by the exons ATGAATCCTTCACTGTACAATCCACTTGTTTTGTTAATTGTCGTCTTCCTAGCTCCAGCGT ATCCCGGAGCTGAAATTATCGGAGGTCATGAAGTCAAACTGCATGCAAGACCTTATATGGCATCTCTTCAACGACTTAACCGGAACAGTAAATATTTTCACTATTGCGGAGGTGCTTTGATCAGACCAAACTGGGTACTAACTGCAGCACACTGTGAAAT AACAATTGCATCAGACCAGGATCTTCTAGCAGTTCTTGGAGCCCATGTTTGTTCAAAGAATGAGACAAGTCAACAAAGACTGCGCATCATCAGGCAGATTCCCATTACAAAATACAACAATCTGACCATGAAAGATGATATCATGCTGCTGCAA CTCGAGACTGATGCAAAAATCAATCAGTATGTGAAAGTACTCAACCTTCCCAAACGAGGAATCACCGACATGAAATCTGGAACAACGTGCACCGTGGCAGGATGGGGAAGAACAAAAACTATCACTTACTCTGACACACTTCAAGAGGTGGAGGTCGAGGTAATTGATCGCAGAAAATGCAAAGGCATGTATCGAATTAAAATAACCCAGGACATGATCTGTGTTGGTGACAGCGAAGGCAGAAAGAATACATGTAAG GGTGATTCAGGCAGCCCTTTGATATGCGACAAAATGTATACTGGGATTGTGTCCTTTGGCAGAAAAGGATGTCCAGATCCCCAAACGCCTGCAGTGTACACTTTACTAACAAAGAAATACATTGATTGGATTCGGGATACAATTGGTTGA